One Thunnus thynnus chromosome 18, fThuThy2.1, whole genome shotgun sequence genomic region harbors:
- the cenpe gene encoding centromere-associated protein E isoform X2 yields MAEESAVKVCVRVRPLIEREESAASEDTKPVQLFWKADKKSIHQIDDGNSTKSFSFDRVFVAEETTNHLYQDIAKPLVVSTVEGYNGTIFAYGQTSSGKTFTMMGSDRIPGVIPLAVEDVFQTIKNRPNKEFLLRVSYMEIYNETVTDLLVDSWKRKPLEVRETINKNIYVADLTEELVTSPAQALAWIRKGEKNRHYGKTKMNQRSSRSHTIFRMILESRERSDPASGENADGAIIVSHLNLVDLAGSERASQTGAEGTRFKEGCNINRSLFTLGQVIKKLTDESQKGFTNYRDSKLTRILQNSLGGNAKTVIICTITPVTLDETLSTLQFASTAKKMKNDPHVTEVSDDGALLKRYRNEIVDLKRRLQEVSSVTQTTATEKEVLSQLLQEKDQLQREQQDRIRNLTKLIVTSSNLVPVKRMPKRRVTWGGKMLRLARLSGCEGGQSDLSFAGSFSQKRKADRSCLMELAEDDEDFDSHWEIPDEPSDDMEMSQSSVTTRSFGDSPKDFISPDRMCELSGKVSNLEMQLAMENQQKEEAMIKVETLDGRVAELELQLQAEAQQKQEALEKMQTSEQRAAELDLQLKTEAQQKLEATEMLELRVADLERQLEEQSHTHMEADKQMRREFEETIRLCETLATEKDMVMTERDYLKQELGMFIEQTNSLEKEKIALSHELEEKREMDEFKTLEEEFRKEHESELQNEISSLKKAMESSELQCSELQKKLETVSEELKKKTQFAEDLQSMNGKDLVQEVAKLRRSLDDAEGLSRDTKKEWAVLRSQNIALEETHVTLTANHDKMEAEVNSLRSQLAAEKSRYQKMQSDLQKELNVAFDENTKLTTLLDGKVPKNLIDSVELERTVTNLNKELAASREAEGALRAQLEEVASLQALPNKVDNLMKQVCELTEELCAVQSQRDSLLSAQAVGQEEAQQLRDCLQTSQDQIIKIQADLSAAAQRENDLNQQCADATQQLESLRSDLEHSDAEKSQLMATIKETGLRLEESEQHRASLEEKVQLMKDLEEKLADSEVSRATEEEISKELQEQLNQLTEELQCVRAEKEALLSEQNVGVQSSAEEMEKLLSTVTSLTAERDQLKMDLQGNVEMAVETQGLLHSLQEELQEQKQKNSEMEKLHEQTESGLGRNMLSLSQELQSVQDEKETLQMSGGQSSAEETEKLLSTVTSLTAERDQLKMDLQENVEMMIEIQEELRTALEKNHEQKEQIKQLETAQTPNSDGPPNDMSGQLLELQTQIQRLTEELESVRAERDSLQSERTADPQTSTEEMKELLCRVTSLTEERDQLQEILEGLRQEKNQLKAELEDRMDMVVQAQPGFNQPAMLSSELQAEDERATQLQQETEKLQASLQAVSEQKSQLEAELQRNIEMTAETQSLLHSLQEQLREQNERSLDLERLGQEQQAQLEQQIKTLTEELEGVRAERNGLFEKEASCQTSTEEMKELLCRVTSLTEERDQLQEILEGLRQEKNQLKAELEDRMDMVVQAQTGFNQPEMLSSELQAEDERATQLQQETEKLQASLQAVSEQKSQLEAELQRNIEMTAETQSLLHSLQEQLREQNERSLDLERLGQEQQAQLEQQIKTLTEELEGVRAERNGLFEKEASCQTSTEEMKELLCRVMSLTEERDQLQEILEGLRQEKNQLKAELEDRMDTLQTEMSTLTEKLESVEAERDSLLSKTEASCQTSTEEMKELLCRVTSLTEERDQLQEILEGLRQEKNQLRAELEDRMDTLQTEIVQLNTSLQTVTEHKRQLEDDLQQSVNVASTTQDLLKSVQEELCEQKQMNSDLEKLSQEKECNLDQQIRTLTEKLESVEAERNSLLSEKEASCQTSTEEMKELLCRVTSLTEERDQLQEILEGLRQEKNQLKAELEDRMDMMSATQEKLSEQEQINVQQQADRDEQETKLQQEVQQLEEQLKIFRERQTHAKAEADASQQLLSDANTTISALREQLSSLDQSTSDVKKTASSRLQDSTLQLQESFKRFQHFIDLCSKNNSRALDKALRVQSSLKPKDLTSLPKPTMNAYSTICQLERQSAQSLGNISEHLQVRAQGYRNLFEELVKKDLAVFEERRLQDVLLCRAQAPSYSIKDEDFHTLWEHRLTELLDKRQLYLQKMGSILEKFWTNMASYPSELSAEIRERERFKEQFQAVCTNQPISFSSLDSILSTYQNHISAVAQRWKMTLQGIIDEQRGLCEELKQLEAQADSQLREERSKSLTLQQALQGAPLKTELSLLKDNQQLALQLQQAEEKVKALCVQNEQLEEAQIKAINRVSNHKQATQLLQTELQDSRAEVEERENTIRSLKSKLRESEKNSPDGVELEKLRTKLFKMEVELSSASDLHQQEVQRMTTVLNEKEESLRKLKETLRKSQQQGEESFLQGEDLHARLTNPRGLMIKSSIHLEKTKLEEEVKQLQLKIAELESLVSSQHTEINKWKSRAIKLKTKNKAELDKPPSPCTPTKRGLPMTSDSSNFLNSPKKFLVTPKKILDSPRKLLDSPKVSLQDSPKSRFFDVGGSSELLSRTYPKQFFDNSSLGTIPDAAAGANRQDEWWPQSPKQEDMCKQQ; encoded by the exons ATGGCAGAAGAGTCCGCTGTTAAAGTCTGTGTTCGAGTCCGTCCGCTTATTGAGAG GGAAGAAAGTGCTGCATCGGAGGATACCAAGCCTGTCCAGCTGTTTTGGAAAGCTGATAAGAAATCAATTCATCAGATCGATGATGGGAACTCGACCAAAAGCTTTAGCTTCG ATCGAGTGTTCGTTGCTGAAGAAACAACCAATCATCTGTACCAGGACATTGCAAAGCCCTTGGTTGTTTCAACAGTTGAGGGATACAATG GAACCATATTTGCTTACGGGCAGACATCCTCTGGAAAGACTTTCACCATGATGGGGAGCGACCGTATTCCTGGAGTAATACCTCTAGCTGTTGAGGATGTCTTCCaaaccattaaaaat CGTCCAAATAAGGAGTTCCTTCTCAGGGTGTCTTACATGGAAATCTACAACGAGACTGTGACTGATCTGCTTGTTGACAGCTGGAAGAGAAAACCCCTGGAAGTCCGAGAAACTATCAAT AAAAACATCTATGTAGCTGACCTGACTGAGGAACTGGTGACTTCTCCTGCACAAGCCCTGGCCTGGATTCGTAAAGGAGAAA AGAATCGTCACTATGGAAAGACTAAAATGAACCAGAGGAGCAGCCGCTCACACACCATTTTCCGAATG ATCCTGGAAAGCCGTGAGAGGAGCGACCCAGCATCAGGTGAAAATGCTGATGGAGCCATTATTGTGTCCCATTTG AATTTAGTTGATCTAGCTGGATCTGAGAGAGCGAGCCAAACAGGAGCTGAAG GCACACGCTTCAAAGAAGGCTGCAATATCAACCGCAGTCTGTTCACACTCGGCCAAGTGATCAAGAAACTAACCGATGAAAGCCAGAA GGGTTTTACAAACTACAGAGACAGTAAGCTAACCCGCATCCTGCAGAACTCGTTGGGTGGGAATGCTAAAACAGTCATCATCTGCACCATCACTCCCGTCACACTAGATGAGACACTCAGCACTCTGCAG TTTGCCAGCActgcaaagaaaatgaagaacGATCCTCATGTCACAGAGGTGTCTGATGACGGGGCTCTACTCAAAAGATATCGCAATGAAATTGTAGACCTCAAGCGACGCCTTCAAGAG GTGTCTTCAGTCACACAGACCACAGCGACAGAGAAGGAGGTTCTCTCCCAGCTGCTCCAAGAGAAGGATCAGCTCCAGAGAGAACAACAGGACAGAATCAGGAACCTCACCAAACTGATCGTCACCAGCTCCAACCTGGTTCCTGTCAAACGG ATGCCGAAACGCAGAGTAACATGGGGAGGGAAGATGCTCCGGCTCGCCCGTCTGTCTGGCTGTGAGGGCGGTCAATCTGACCTCAGCTTTGCAGGATCTTTCAGTCAGAAGAGGAAGGCTGACCGCTCCTGTTTGATGGAGCTGGCTGAAG ATGATGAGGACTTTGACTCTCACTGGGAGATTCCTGATGAGCCGTCAGATGACATGGAGATGAGTCAGAGCTCTGTGACTACTCGTAGCTTTGGAGACAG TCCCAAAGACTTCATATCTCCAGACCGGATGTGTGAGCTTTCAGGTAAAGTGTCCAACCTGGAGATGCAGCTGGCAATGGAAAATCAGCAGAAAGAGGAAGCCATGATAAAGGTGGAAACATTAGATGGCAGAGTGGCAGAGCTGGAGCTGCAGCTACAAGCAGAAGCTCAGCAGAAACAGGAGGCCTTAGAGAAAATGCAGACATCagaacagagagcagcagagctcGACCTCCAGCTCAAAACAGAAGCTCAGCAGAAGCTGGAGGCCACGGAGATGTTGGAGTTAAGGGTGGCAGACCTGGAGAGACAGCTAGAAGaacagagtcacacacacatggaagCTGATAAACAG ATGAGAAGAGAATTTGAAGAGACCATCCGGCTTTGTGAGACTCTGGCTACAGAGAAG GACATGGTGATGACTGAGCGAGATTATCTGAAGCAGGAACTGGGGATGTTCATAGAGCAGACTAACAGcctggagaaagagaaaattgCTCTTTCACATgagctggaggagaagagagagatggatgagtTCAAAACTCTGGAAGAGGAGTTCAGGAAAGAGCATGAG AGCGAGTTGCAAAATGAAATATCCAGCTTGAAGAAGGCCATGGAATCCTCTGAGCTCCAATGCTCGGAGCTTCAG aaaaaactAGAAACTGTGtctgaggagctgaagaagaaaacTCAGTTTGCAGAGGATCTTCAGAGTATG AACGGTAAGGACTTGGTACAGGAGGTGGCGAAGCTTCGTCGCTCCTTGGATGATGCTGAGGGTCTcagcagagacacaaagaaagagTGGGCCGTCCTGCGCAGCCAGAACATCGCTCTGGAGGAGACGCAT GTGACTCTGACTGCCAACCATGACAAGATGGAGGCTGAGGTGAACAGCCTGCGCTCTCAACTTGCAGCAGAGAAATCACGCTACCAAAAAATGCAGAGTGATCTCCAGAAAGAGCTGAATGTTGCATTTGATGAGAACACCAAGCTCACCACTCTACTAGATGGCAAAGTCCCCAAAA ATCTGATAGATAGTGTGGAACTTGAGAGAACAGTGACCAACCTGAATAAAGAGCTGGCAGCATCTCGTGAAGCAGAGGGAGCCCTCAGAGCTCAGCTGGAGGAGGTGGCTTCACTTCAGGCTCTTCCAAATAAAGTGGACAACCTGATGAAACAG GTGTGTGAGCTGACTGAGGAGCTGTGTGCTGTTCAGAGTCAGAGGGACAGCCTGCTCTCAGCCCAAGCTGTAGGCCAGGAGGAGGCTCAGCAGCTCAGAGACTGCCTGCAGACATCTCAGGATCAGATTATAAAAATCCAAGCAGATCTTAGTGCTGCTGCACAGAGAGAAAACGACCTGAACCAGCAGTGTGCTGATGCCACACAGCAGCTGGAATCACTGCGCTCAGACCTGGAGCACTCTGATGCTGAGAAGAGTCAGCTCATGGCTACCATCAAAGAGACAGGCTTAAGA ctggAGGAGAGTGAACAACACAGAGCATCACTGGAGGAGAAAGTGCAGCTGATGAAGGATCTGGAAGAGAAGCTTGCTGACAGTGAAGTttccagagccacagaggaggagattAGTAAAGAACTTCAAGAACAG CTGAACCAGCTGACTGAAGAGCTTCAGTGTGTGCGAGCTGAGAAAGAGGCTCTCCTGTCTGAGCAGAATGTCGGTGTTCAAAGCTCTgcagaggagatggagaagCTGCTCTCTACAGTCACATCTCTCACCGCAGAGAGAGACCAGCTCAAGATGGACTTGCAGGGAAATGTGGAGATG GCCGTAGAGACTCAAGGTCTTCTCCATTCTCTACAAGAAGAACTTCAagagcagaagcagaagaattcagaaatggaaaaactcCATGAGCAGACAGAATCTGGTTTAGggagaaat ATGCTGAGTCTATCACAAGAGCTCCAGAGTGTGCAAGATGAGAAAGAGACTCTCCAGATGTCCGGTGGTCAGAGCTCAGCAGAGGAGACGGAGAAGCTGCTCTCTACAGTCACATCTCTCACTGCAGAGAGAGACCAGCTCAAGATGGACCTGCAGGAGAATGTAGAGATG ATGATTGAGATTCAGGAGGAGCTGAGGACAGCACTGGAGAAGAATCATGAGCAGAAGGAGCAGATCAAACAGCTGGAGACTGCACAAACACCCAACTCAGATGGACCGCCCAATGACATGAGTGGCCAGCTATTGGAGCTGCAAACACAG ATTCAGAGGCTGACTGAGGAACTTGAGAGTGTGCGAGCAGAACGAGACAGTCTGCAATCTGAGAGGACAGCTGACCCTCAGACCTCCacagaggagatgaaggagcTGCTGTGTAGAGTGACGTCTCTCACTGAGGAGAGAGATCAGCTGCAGGagatcctggagggactgagaCAGGAGAAGAACCAGCTCAAAGCAGAGCTGGAGGACAGGATGGACATG gTTGTTCAAGCCCAACCTGGCTTTAACCAGCCAGCAATGCTGAGCTCAGAACTGCAAGCAGAAGATGAGAGAGCAACACAACTTCAGCAAGAG aCAGAGAAACTACAAGCCAGTCTACAGGCCGTCAGTGAGCAGAAGAGCCAGTTGGAGGCTGAACTACAGCGTAACATAGAGATG ACTGCAGAGACTCAGAGCCTTCTACATTCACTTCAAGAGCAGCTCCGAGAGCAGAATGAAAGAAGCCTTGACCTGGAAAGATTAGGTCAAGAGCAGCAAGCTCAGCTAGAACAACAG ATAAAGACTCTAACTGAAGAGCTTGAAGGTGTGCGAGCTGAGAGGAATGGCCTGTTTGAGAAGGAGGCCAGCTGTCAGACCTCCacagaggagatgaaggagcTGCTGTGCAGAGTGACGTCTCTCACTGAGGAGAGAGATCAGCTGCAGGagatcctggagggactgagaCAGGAGAAGAACCAGCTCAAAGCAGAGCTGGAGGACAGGATGGACATG gTTGTTCAAGCCCAGACTGGCTTTAACCAGCCAGAAATGCTGAGCTCAGAACTGCAAGCAGAAGATGAGAGAGCAACACAACTTCAGCAAGAG aCAGAGAAACTACAAGCCAGTCTACAGGCCGTCAGTGAGCAGAAGAGCCAGTTGGAGGCTGAACTACAGCGTAACATAGAGATG ACTGCAGAGACTCAGAGCCTTCTACATTCACTTCAAGAGCAGCTCCGAGAGCAGAATGAAAGAAGCCTTGACCTGGAAAGATTAGGTCAAGAGCAGCAAGCTCAGCTAGAACAACAG ATAAAGACTCTAACTGAAGAGCTTGAAGGTGTGCGAGCTGAGAGGAATGGCCTGTTTGAGAAGGAGGCCAGCTGTCAGACCTCCacagaggagatgaaggagcTGCTGTGCAGAGTGATGTCTCTCACTGAGGAGAGAGATCAGCTGCAGGagatcctggagggactgagaCAGGAGAAGAACCAGCTCAAAGCAGAGCTGGAGGACAGGATGGACACACTACAAACTGAG ATGAGCACTTTAACAGAAAAACTGGAGAGTGttgaagcagagagagacagtctgCTCTCCAAGACGGAAGCCAGCTGTCAGACCTCCacagaggagatgaaggagcTGCTGTGCAGAGTGACGTCTCTCACTGAGGAGAGAGATCAGCTGCAGGagatcctggagggactgagaCAGGAGAAGAACCAGCTCAGAGCAGAGCTGGAGGACAGGATGGACACACTACAAACTGAG ATTGTACAGCTGAATACATCTCTACAGACCGTTACTGAGCACAAGAGACAGCTGGAAGATGATCTGCAGCAGAGCGTGAATGTG gCTTCCACAACTCAAGACCTTTTGAAGTCGGTCCAAGAGGAGCTGTGTGAACAGAAGCAGATGAACTCTGATCTGGAGAAACTAAGTCAGGAGAAGGAGTGTAATTTAGATCAACAG ATAAGGACTTTAACAGAAAAACTGGAGAGCGtggaagcagagagaaacagtctGCTCTCTGAAAAGGAAGCCAGCTGTCAGACCTCTACTGAGGAGATGAAGGAGCTGCTGTGCAGAGTGACGTCTCTCACTGAGGAGAGAGATCAGCTGCAGGagatcctggagggactgagaCAGGAGAAGAACCAGCTCAAAGCAGAGCTGGAGGACAGGATGGACATG ATGTCTGCCACCCAGGAGAAGTTGAGCGAGCAGGAGCAGATAAATGTGCAGCAGCAGGCTGACAGAGACGAACAAGAGACCAAGCTTCAACAGGAA GTGCAGCAGCTCGAGGAACAGCTGAAAATATTCAGAGAGAGGCAAACCCATGCTAAAGCTGAAGCAGATGCCTCACAACAG CTGCTCAGTGATGCGAACACAACCATCTCAGCACTCAGAGAGCAGCTGAGCAGTTTGGATCAGAGCACTAGTGATGTCAAAAAGACAGCATCATCACGGCTGCAGGACTCCACTCTGCAGCTTCAG GAGTCCTTCAAAAGATTCCAGCACTTCATAGACCTCTGTTCCAAGAATAACTCCAGAGCCCTGGACAAAGCCCTGAGAGTGCAGAGTTCCCTGAAGCCGAAAGATTTAACTTCCCTTCCTAAACCCACGATGAATGCCTACAGCACCATCTGTCAGCTGGAACGGCAATCTGCTCAGAGTCTGGGAAATATTAGT GAGCACCTCCAGGTGCGTGCTCAGGGCTACAGGAATCTGTTTGAGGAGTTGGTGAAGAAAGATTTGGCTGTCTTTGAGGAGAGGCGTCTGCAGGATGTGCTGCTGTGCAGAGCGCAGGCACCCAGCTACTCCATCAAAGACGAAGACTTCCACACACTGTGGGAACACAGACTGACTGAGCTGCTGGATAAGAGGCAGCTCTACCTACAG AAAATGGGTAGCATTTTGGAGAAGTTCTGGACCAACATGGCGTCTTACCCCAGTGAGCTGTCAGCTGAgatcagagagagggagaggttcAAGGAGCAGTTCCAGGCAGTGTGCACcaaccagccaatcagcttcagcagtctggaCAGCATCCTGAGCACTTATCAGAACCACATATCTGCAGTGGCACAACGCTGGAAGATGACTCTGCAG GGGATTATAGATGAGCAGCGCGGTCTGTGTGAGGAGCTGAAGCAGCTGGAGGCTCAGGCTGATTCTcagctgagagaggagagaagcaaGAGTTTGACTCTGCAGCAGGCTCTGCAGGGAGCTCCACTCAAAACAGAGCTCTCCCTGCTGAAGGACAACCAGCAACTCGCTCTTCAGCTCCAGCAAGCTGAGGAGAAAGTCAAA GCTCTGTGTGTACAGAATGAGCAGCTGGAGGAGGCTCAGATCAAAGCCATCAACAGAGTGTCCAACCATAAACAGGCCACCCAGCTCCTGCAGACAGAACTGCAGGACAGCCGGGCAGAAGTTGAGGAGCGAGAGAACACAATCCGAAGCCTCAAGAGCAAACTGCGAGAGTCTGAG AAAAATTCACCTGACGGTGTTGAGCTGGAAAAACTGCGGACTAAACTGTTCAAAATGGAAGTGGAGTTGAGTTCAGCATCTGATCTACACCAACAAGA GGTCCAGAGGATGACCACAGTGCTGAATGAAAAGGAAGAGTCACTGAGGAAGCTGAAGGAAACCCTGAGGAAATCACAGCAGCAGGGAGAGGAGTCGT TCCTGCAGGGTGAGGACCTTCATGCCAGGCTGACAAACCCCAGAGGCTTGATGATCAAGAGCAGCATTCACCTGGAAAAGACCAAACTGGAGGAGGAAGTCAAACAGCTTCAACTGAAAATAGCCGAGCTGGAGAG CTTGGTGTCCAGTCAGCATACAGAGATCAACAAGTGGAAGAGCAGAGCCATCAAGCTGAAGACGAAGAACAAGGCCGAGCTGGACAAGCCTCCATCACCCTGTACTCCCACCAAGAGGGGCCTCCCCATGACCTCAGACTCCTCCAACTTCCTCAACTCACCCAAGAAGTTTCTGGTTACTCCTAAGAAGATCCTGGACTCTCCCAGGAAGCTGTTGGATTCTCCAAAAGTCTCTCTGCAAGACTCCCCCAAAAGCAGATTCTTTGATGTGGGTGGAAGCTCTGAGCTGCTGTCCAGAACCTATCCCAAGCAGTTCTTTGATAACTCCAGCCTGGGGACCATTCCAG ATGCAGCTGCAGGTGCAAACAGACAGGATGAGTGGTGGCCTCAGTCTCCAAAGCAAGAGGATATGTGTAAACAACAGTAA